The proteins below are encoded in one region of Bosea sp. BIWAKO-01:
- a CDS encoding IclR family transcriptional regulator has protein sequence MNDSAEATSSLRRALSLLRILAAADPAGIRLKDLSEAAGCSQPTAHRALQDLIAEGFAEQVTGGKRYRLALDFFVLAARAGQASGLRDLARPVLLRLSATLHDTIFLLVRNGYDAVCLDRVEGPFPIRSFTGDIGGKVPLGIGQGSLAILAHLPEDEREAVIRFNIPRLLDRGFLDEAGLRIALAEARELGWVSLNTGLIPGMAGLGVPVFDAEGRAVAALSIGTLAERLGDERGPNVARILQREAATLGASLNPFDISLRYPSRSLSSTARQYP, from the coding sequence ATGAACGATTCAGCCGAAGCGACATCAAGCCTGCGTCGTGCGCTCAGTCTCCTGCGTATCCTCGCGGCAGCCGATCCGGCCGGCATACGCCTGAAGGACCTCTCGGAGGCGGCAGGCTGCAGCCAGCCGACGGCGCATCGCGCCTTGCAGGACCTGATTGCGGAAGGTTTCGCCGAGCAGGTCACCGGAGGGAAGCGCTACCGTCTGGCCCTGGACTTCTTCGTGCTGGCGGCCCGCGCCGGCCAGGCCAGCGGATTGCGCGATCTTGCACGGCCGGTGCTGCTGCGCCTGTCGGCGACGCTGCACGACACCATCTTCCTGCTGGTCCGCAACGGCTATGATGCTGTCTGCCTCGATCGGGTCGAGGGCCCCTTCCCGATCCGCTCCTTCACGGGCGATATCGGCGGCAAGGTGCCGCTCGGCATTGGACAAGGCAGCCTCGCCATTCTCGCGCATCTTCCCGAGGACGAACGCGAGGCCGTGATCCGCTTCAATATCCCGCGCCTGCTCGATCGCGGTTTTCTTGACGAGGCCGGCCTGCGCATCGCGCTGGCCGAGGCACGCGAACTGGGCTGGGTCAGCCTCAATACCGGGCTGATCCCGGGCATGGCCGGTCTCGGCGTGCCGGTCTTCGATGCAGAAGGCCGCGCCGTCGCAGCGCTCAGCATCGGCACTCTGGCGGAGCGCCTCGGCGACGAGCGGGGCCCGAATGTCGCGCGGATTCTGCAGCGGGAGGCGGCGACGCTCGGCGCGAGCCTCAATCCGTTCGATATCTCGCTGCGCTATCCCTCACGCAGCCTCAGCAGCACGGCGCGCCAGTATCCCTGA
- a CDS encoding (2Fe-2S)-binding protein, producing MPLLHRIARKSHPVIAFILDGEPCEGRAGDTVLTAILNRSEALRVSEFSASPRAGFCQMGACQDCWVRLEGGERLRACTTALTAGMRIVTATGRAA from the coding sequence ATGCCACTGCTTCACCGCATCGCACGCAAGAGTCACCCGGTCATCGCCTTCATTCTCGACGGTGAGCCTTGCGAAGGGCGGGCCGGAGACACCGTGCTGACCGCCATCCTCAATCGCAGCGAGGCGCTGCGGGTGAGCGAGTTCTCGGCTTCGCCGCGCGCCGGCTTCTGCCAGATGGGCGCCTGCCAGGATTGCTGGGTCCGTCTCGAAGGCGGGGAACGCCTGCGCGCCTGCACCACGGCGCTCACCGCCGGCATGCGGATCGTGACCGCCACAGGGAGGGCGGCGTGA
- a CDS encoding NIPSNAP family protein, whose protein sequence is MILDERTYAIKPAHVRDYLDLYVREGMELQVSHLGHLIGWFTTDTGVVNEVVHMWRFEDAGDRERRRAAMEADPAWQAFRAKAAPYVLEMRSRILRPTAFSPLR, encoded by the coding sequence ATGATCCTCGACGAACGCACCTATGCCATCAAGCCCGCCCATGTGCGCGATTATCTCGACCTCTATGTCCGCGAAGGCATGGAACTGCAGGTCTCGCATCTCGGCCATCTGATCGGCTGGTTCACCACCGATACCGGCGTGGTCAACGAGGTCGTGCATATGTGGCGCTTCGAGGATGCCGGCGACCGCGAACGTCGGCGTGCCGCAATGGAAGCCGACCCTGCCTGGCAGGCCTTTCGCGCCAAGGCTGCGCCCTATGTTCTCGAGATGCGAAGCCGTATCCTGCGGCCGACCGCCTTTTCGCCCCTGCGCTAG
- a CDS encoding ABC transporter ATP-binding protein translates to MGFLTLASLSKVYGDHAAVRDVDLSVAKGEFVSLLGPSGCGKTTTLQMIAGLVEPTSGKIALDGRDITREKPNTRGLGIVFQSYALFPHMTVAQNVAFGLEMRKVARAERDERVKTMLGLVHLAQLADRYPRQLSGGQRQRVAIARALVIVPPVLLLDEPLSNLDAKLREEMQFELRRIQQSVGTTTIMVTHDQAEALSISDRVVVMEQGRMTQIDAPYRLYERPATAFISSFVGKMNRLDGVWRGHGPSGTPQINGVSLPCEQASFPDGQAVALSLRPEKILLRSQGQGRLDGTIVNRFFLGSYWLFTVETPVGALSVSVPNHGEEPAGEGDSVALDWAPASLRVEAVAATAGAAA, encoded by the coding sequence ATGGGCTTCCTGACGCTGGCGTCGCTGAGCAAGGTCTATGGCGATCACGCCGCGGTGCGCGATGTCGACCTCAGCGTCGCCAAGGGCGAGTTCGTTTCGCTGCTCGGTCCGTCCGGCTGCGGCAAGACCACGACGCTTCAGATGATCGCCGGCCTCGTCGAACCGACAAGCGGAAAGATCGCGCTCGACGGGCGTGACATCACGCGTGAGAAGCCGAACACGCGCGGTCTCGGCATCGTCTTCCAGAGCTATGCACTGTTTCCGCACATGACCGTGGCGCAGAACGTCGCCTTCGGCCTGGAGATGCGCAAGGTCGCCCGCGCCGAGCGCGACGAGCGCGTCAAGACAATGCTCGGGCTGGTGCATCTGGCCCAGCTTGCCGACCGATATCCGCGCCAGCTTTCGGGCGGCCAGCGCCAGCGTGTCGCGATCGCGCGTGCGTTGGTGATCGTGCCGCCGGTGCTGCTGCTCGACGAACCGCTTTCCAATCTCGACGCCAAGTTGCGCGAGGAAATGCAGTTCGAACTGCGCCGGATCCAGCAGAGCGTCGGCACGACGACGATCATGGTCACGCATGACCAGGCCGAAGCCTTGTCGATCAGCGATCGGGTGGTCGTGATGGAGCAGGGTCGGATGACCCAGATCGATGCGCCCTACCGGCTCTATGAGCGCCCGGCTACGGCTTTCATCTCCTCCTTCGTCGGAAAGATGAACCGGCTGGATGGCGTCTGGCGCGGACACGGCCCTTCGGGAACACCGCAGATCAACGGCGTGTCCCTGCCTTGCGAGCAGGCGAGCTTTCCGGACGGCCAGGCGGTCGCGCTCTCGCTGCGTCCTGAGAAGATCCTGCTGCGGTCGCAGGGCCAGGGCCGGCTCGACGGTACCATCGTCAATCGCTTCTTCCTCGGAAGCTACTGGCTCTTCACCGTCGAGACGCCGGTTGGAGCGCTCTCTGTCTCGGTTCCCAACCATGGCGAGGAGCCGGCCGGCGAGGGCGATTCCGTTGCACTGGACTGGGCGCCCGCGAGCCTCAGGGTCGAGGCGGTAGCGGCTACGGCCGGAGCCGCGGCATGA
- a CDS encoding ABC transporter permease produces the protein MSRARSALTPWLLVSPGALLFLALVIVPLVLTVILSFHVYDHGTGIKNEFTFAHYLAVVTDDYYLGIFLRTLRVAALTTLLCALIGVPEAYILARMRDPWRSVFLLVIIGPLLVSVVVRAFGWSMLLGSTGLVNQALQALGLGTVKLLYTETAIVIALVHVMLPFMVIPVWTSLQKLDPSVEAAAWTLGASRFTALRRVVMPQVSMGMLSGSLIVFGLSASAFAIPGLLGGRRLKMAATLVYDEFMHELNWPLGATIAIIVLVANLIIMLAYNRMVEARARRTLG, from the coding sequence ATGAGCCGGGCCCGCTCGGCGCTGACGCCCTGGCTGCTGGTCTCGCCCGGCGCCCTGCTATTCCTGGCTCTGGTCATTGTCCCGCTCGTGCTGACGGTGATCCTGTCATTCCACGTTTATGACCACGGCACGGGCATCAAGAACGAATTCACGTTCGCCCACTACCTCGCGGTGGTCACGGACGATTATTATCTCGGCATCTTCTTGCGGACGCTGCGCGTGGCTGCGCTGACGACACTGCTCTGCGCGCTGATCGGTGTGCCCGAGGCCTATATCCTGGCGCGGATGCGCGATCCCTGGCGCTCCGTCTTCCTGCTGGTGATCATCGGACCGCTGCTCGTCTCGGTGGTGGTGCGGGCCTTTGGCTGGAGCATGCTGCTTGGCTCGACCGGACTGGTGAACCAGGCACTCCAGGCGCTTGGGCTTGGCACCGTGAAGCTGCTCTACACCGAGACGGCGATCGTGATCGCGCTTGTCCACGTCATGCTGCCCTTCATGGTCATTCCGGTCTGGACCTCGCTGCAGAAGCTCGACCCTTCCGTCGAGGCCGCCGCCTGGACGCTTGGCGCCTCGCGTTTCACCGCGCTGCGCCGGGTGGTGATGCCGCAGGTCAGCATGGGCATGCTGTCCGGCAGCCTGATCGTCTTCGGGCTCTCGGCCAGCGCCTTCGCCATCCCTGGCCTGCTTGGCGGCCGCCGGCTCAAGATGGCGGCGACGCTCGTCTATGACGAGTTCATGCATGAGCTGAACTGGCCGCTCGGCGCCACGATCGCGATCATCGTGCTCGTCGCGAACCTCATCATCATGCTGGCCTATAACCGCATGGTCGAAGCCCGCGCCCGCCGGACCCTGGGATAA
- a CDS encoding LLM class flavin-dependent oxidoreductase has translation MNVLWYLTAPDGRYPWKKDGARKMDHAYLQQLARAYDHLGFTGALLATGAHDVWVLGASLLPFTERMRFLTAIHPGLIPPVLLAKMAATFQDFSQGRLLLNIVSGDAKMLGAYGMTLPHDERYVMADEYLTVFRRILAGETVTFKGRHVETTEAKLALSGADPIVQPDLWFGGSSEAAIEVAAKHVDTYLSWGETPDEMAAKVERVRARATAHGRVLGYGIRLYVVVRETDEEAWAAAQDLHDHMDDAAIAANARFVAGTDSVGQQKMTALHGGLKPKFARDLEIAPGLWAGLGLVRPGPGTAIVGSPETVIATLRAYQAAGIETFILSGMPLLEEAYRFAELVLPHLDVARTPRAGSAFTWSNLFDRDLSAKAAG, from the coding sequence ATGAATGTGCTCTGGTACCTGACCGCCCCTGACGGCCGCTATCCCTGGAAGAAGGACGGCGCCCGCAAGATGGATCATGCCTATCTGCAGCAATTGGCGCGAGCCTATGATCATCTCGGCTTCACAGGCGCGCTGCTGGCAACCGGGGCGCATGACGTCTGGGTTCTCGGCGCATCGCTGCTGCCCTTCACCGAGCGAATGCGCTTCCTGACGGCGATCCATCCCGGGCTGATCCCGCCGGTGCTGCTGGCCAAGATGGCCGCGACCTTCCAGGATTTCTCCCAGGGAAGGTTGCTGCTCAACATTGTCTCGGGTGACGCCAAGATGCTCGGCGCCTATGGCATGACGCTGCCCCATGACGAACGCTACGTGATGGCCGACGAGTATCTCACTGTTTTCCGGCGCATCCTTGCCGGCGAGACGGTGACCTTCAAGGGACGCCATGTCGAGACAACCGAGGCCAAGCTCGCCCTCTCGGGCGCTGATCCGATCGTGCAGCCCGACCTCTGGTTCGGGGGCTCTTCCGAGGCTGCGATCGAGGTCGCTGCCAAGCATGTCGATACCTATCTGTCCTGGGGGGAAACGCCGGACGAGATGGCCGCGAAGGTCGAGCGCGTGCGGGCGCGCGCTACCGCGCATGGCCGTGTGCTCGGTTACGGCATCCGGCTCTATGTGGTCGTCCGCGAGACCGACGAGGAGGCCTGGGCGGCAGCCCAGGATCTTCACGATCACATGGACGATGCCGCCATCGCCGCCAATGCCCGCTTCGTTGCCGGCACGGATTCCGTCGGGCAGCAGAAGATGACAGCGCTGCATGGCGGGTTGAAGCCCAAATTCGCGCGTGACCTGGAGATTGCGCCAGGACTTTGGGCTGGGTTGGGGCTCGTGCGTCCGGGGCCCGGCACTGCAATCGTCGGCTCGCCCGAGACCGTGATCGCGACGTTGCGCGCCTATCAGGCGGCGGGCATCGAGACCTTCATTCTGTCCGGCATGCCGCTGCTCGAGGAGGCATACCGCTTCGCCGAACTGGTCTTGCCGCATCTCGACGTGGCAAGAACCCCACGGGCGGGCTCGGCCTTCACCTGGTCCAACCTGTTCGACCGCGACCTCTCAGCGAAAGCCGCAGGCTAA
- a CDS encoding ABC transporter permease: MQKNGPIALAFHTLVVAFVLAPLLVICLVAFTPENTLSIPTTSFSLRWFREIFVHPDFVASFVNSLWLATLSATIAIALAVPAGLAIDRYDFPGRDGLNALFLSPLIIPHLVLGVAFLRLFALIGATGSFTWLVVSHVIIVTPYVLRLVLAALSGMDRSAEQAAMTLGASHWTVFRRVTAPMILPGITGGWLLAFINSFDELTMSIFVTAPATVTLPVRMYMYATESIDPMMAAVSALMIALTAGAMLVLDRAFGLDKILVGQK; encoded by the coding sequence ATGCAGAAGAATGGTCCGATCGCGCTCGCCTTCCACACGCTCGTCGTCGCCTTCGTGCTGGCGCCGCTGCTGGTCATCTGCCTCGTCGCTTTCACGCCCGAGAACACGCTCTCGATCCCGACCACCAGCTTTTCGTTGCGCTGGTTCCGCGAGATCTTCGTCCACCCGGATTTCGTCGCCTCCTTCGTCAACAGCCTGTGGCTGGCGACACTGTCGGCGACGATCGCGATCGCACTGGCGGTGCCGGCGGGGCTCGCCATCGACCGCTACGACTTCCCCGGCCGTGATGGGCTAAACGCGCTCTTCCTGTCGCCGCTGATCATCCCGCATCTCGTGCTGGGCGTGGCCTTCCTGCGGCTCTTCGCCCTGATCGGCGCGACCGGAAGCTTCACCTGGCTGGTGGTCAGCCATGTCATCATCGTCACGCCCTATGTGTTGCGGCTGGTCCTTGCGGCACTATCGGGCATGGATCGCAGCGCCGAGCAGGCGGCGATGACGCTTGGTGCCTCGCACTGGACGGTGTTTCGCCGCGTCACCGCGCCGATGATCCTGCCGGGCATCACCGGCGGCTGGCTGCTCGCCTTCATCAACAGCTTCGACGAGCTGACCATGTCGATCTTCGTCACTGCGCCGGCGACCGTGACCTTGCCGGTCCGGATGTACATGTACGCGACCGAATCCATCGACCCGATGATGGCGGCGGTCTCGGCGCTGATGATCGCGCTGACGGCCGGCGCGATGCTGGTGCTCGACCGCGCGTTCGGGCTCGACAAGATCCTCGTCGGACAGAAGTGA
- a CDS encoding TRAP transporter large permease subunit, with translation MTTLADVRAETPGLLRRPAARALSRLVSALEIAGAALLAILFSVVIAAVIRRYVFGGGFVWSDELAIWLHAALIAIGAPLAATSALAMRLDVIVRLLPASGQRVSTILADGFAVHGSLVLALGGAGVAAQVGGVSTVLGLPESLRFGVFAIGGGLTLLVVLARAALDRSWLSAALSLAVGTGSYLLAQQVTGLFVEPPSLIAAGFAGLGLILGAPLPFALLAGVSLTGAFGGLLPEPAIVQNTVSGISKFLLLAVPFFLLAGELLTEGGLAERLVRFAGALVGHLRAGLAQTALVASVLFSGASGSSVANAAFGAKVMAPTLIARGYPPAQAGAIVAGVSMLDNIIPPSIAFLLLATATNLSVGSLLVGGFIAGGVLALALAIGIHLSVRNVVDAAPKATGVERARSFVGALPAIGLGIVVVVGIRFGVVTVTEASALAVAYSLVTCLALRSLNGRTVFAALRKSATEAAAVGLLIGASAPFAFMLAVDRVSDKMAALVTAFGAGPYAVILLANLVLLVAGLFLDIGAAILLLGPLLLPVAVAAGLDPIQFGVILVVNLMIHGLTPPLGILVYVVSGILRIPAGSVFRAVLPLLGSLLVALAVLSLGAAVWPSLPLSIKEFF, from the coding sequence ATGACAACCTTGGCTGATGTGAGGGCGGAAACGCCCGGGCTTTTGCGTCGCCCTGCCGCGCGCGCACTGTCGCGCCTCGTCTCGGCCCTCGAGATTGCGGGGGCGGCGTTGCTCGCGATCCTGTTCAGTGTGGTCATCGCGGCTGTCATTCGTCGGTATGTCTTCGGCGGCGGCTTCGTCTGGTCGGACGAGTTGGCGATCTGGCTTCATGCCGCGCTGATCGCCATCGGGGCGCCGCTTGCCGCGACCAGCGCGCTTGCCATGCGGCTCGATGTCATCGTCAGGCTGTTGCCGGCCTCGGGGCAGCGGGTGTCGACGATCCTAGCCGATGGTTTTGCCGTGCATGGCTCACTCGTGCTCGCGCTTGGCGGCGCCGGGGTCGCGGCCCAGGTCGGCGGCGTCTCGACCGTGCTGGGCTTGCCGGAGTCACTGCGCTTCGGCGTCTTCGCGATCGGGGGCGGACTGACGCTGCTGGTGGTTCTGGCGCGCGCTGCTTTGGACCGCTCCTGGCTCTCGGCGGCGCTTTCGCTTGCGGTCGGGACCGGCTCCTATCTGCTGGCGCAGCAGGTCACCGGCCTCTTCGTCGAGCCGCCGAGCCTCATCGCTGCCGGATTTGCCGGGCTTGGCCTGATCCTTGGCGCGCCGCTGCCATTCGCGCTACTGGCCGGGGTCTCGCTGACAGGGGCTTTTGGCGGGCTGCTTCCCGAGCCGGCGATCGTGCAGAACACGGTCTCCGGGATCAGCAAGTTCCTGCTGCTCGCGGTCCCCTTTTTCCTGCTGGCTGGCGAGTTGCTGACCGAAGGCGGCCTCGCGGAACGGCTCGTGCGCTTTGCCGGGGCGCTCGTCGGGCACCTGCGGGCGGGCCTCGCCCAGACGGCGCTCGTCGCGAGCGTCCTGTTCTCAGGGGCGTCGGGTTCTTCGGTGGCGAATGCCGCTTTCGGGGCCAAGGTGATGGCGCCGACGCTGATCGCCCGTGGTTATCCGCCGGCGCAGGCGGGCGCAATCGTCGCCGGCGTCTCGATGCTGGACAACATCATCCCGCCCTCGATCGCCTTCCTGCTGCTGGCGACCGCGACAAATCTCTCGGTCGGCTCGCTCCTGGTCGGCGGATTTATCGCCGGTGGGGTGTTGGCGCTGGCTCTCGCCATCGGCATCCATCTCAGCGTGCGCAATGTCGTCGACGCTGCGCCGAAGGCGACCGGTGTCGAGCGCGCGCGGAGCTTTGTCGGGGCGTTGCCCGCGATCGGACTCGGGATCGTCGTTGTGGTCGGCATCCGCTTCGGCGTGGTGACCGTAACGGAAGCATCTGCGCTCGCGGTGGCCTACTCGCTGGTGACCTGCCTCGCACTACGCAGCTTGAATGGTCGCACCGTCTTCGCCGCCTTGCGGAAATCGGCGACGGAGGCAGCCGCCGTCGGCCTGCTCATCGGAGCCTCCGCGCCGTTTGCCTTCATGCTCGCGGTCGACCGGGTCTCGGACAAGATGGCAGCACTGGTGACGGCTTTCGGCGCCGGTCCCTATGCGGTGATCCTGCTCGCCAATCTCGTGCTGCTGGTGGCAGGGCTCTTCCTCGATATCGGCGCTGCGATCCTGCTGCTCGGTCCGCTGCTGTTGCCGGTCGCCGTCGCGGCCGGGCTGGACCCGATCCAGTTCGGCGTCATCCTCGTCGTCAACCTGATGATCCACGGGCTGACGCCGCCGCTCGGTATCCTCGTCTATGTCGTCAGCGGCATCTTGCGCATTCCCGCGGGCTCGGTCTTCCGCGCCGTACTGCCTTTGCTCGGCTCGCTGCTGGTGGCGCTCGCCGTTCTCTCGCTCGGTGCAGCCGTCTGGCCGTCGCTCCCGCTTTCCATCAAGGAGTTCTTCTGA
- a CDS encoding ABC transporter substrate-binding protein, which yields MSGLHSPDRLRVGIHANNLHLRLARLLADHEGDQRWAFVDYADGRATGELLAGGEIELGGTGSTPPLTAQDLGLDVIYLAASQPRPANGAILRRKDEAEVCLAGLRGCRIALVEGSFHTYLLAHLAEQAGLGLADFDRIDLSPAASAKALRQGEVAAWIAMDPHLPVELGRGGLVAMADTQGVIPNRSLFWTRRPVLDRRANQIAGFHRLLARIASFVEDHAEEVARQLSASGDVGEAQWLAVLRSRDWRLAAIDAAVLAEQEQEAACLVRHGILRRALGLSQFEGAAASA from the coding sequence ATGAGTGGTCTTCATTCGCCGGACCGGCTTCGTGTCGGGATTCATGCCAACAACCTGCATCTGCGCCTCGCGCGTCTGCTCGCGGATCACGAGGGCGACCAGCGCTGGGCTTTCGTCGACTATGCCGATGGCCGCGCGACCGGGGAACTGCTCGCCGGCGGTGAGATCGAACTCGGCGGCACCGGCTCGACGCCTCCGCTGACCGCGCAGGATCTGGGGCTCGATGTGATCTATCTAGCGGCCTCTCAACCGCGCCCGGCCAATGGTGCCATTCTGAGGCGAAAGGACGAGGCTGAAGTCTGCTTGGCAGGCCTCAGGGGCTGCCGGATCGCGCTCGTGGAGGGCTCGTTCCATACCTATCTGCTGGCGCATCTCGCGGAACAGGCTGGCCTGGGCCTTGCGGATTTCGACCGTATCGATCTTTCGCCTGCAGCTTCGGCCAAGGCTCTGCGGCAGGGCGAGGTCGCGGCCTGGATCGCGATGGATCCTCATCTGCCTGTGGAGCTGGGTCGAGGCGGGCTTGTCGCCATGGCGGATACGCAAGGCGTCATCCCCAATCGCTCTCTGTTCTGGACGCGTCGTCCGGTCCTCGATCGGCGGGCGAACCAGATCGCCGGCTTCCACAGGCTCCTCGCGCGCATCGCGAGCTTCGTCGAGGACCATGCAGAAGAGGTCGCTCGCCAACTCTCGGCATCGGGGGATGTCGGTGAAGCGCAATGGCTCGCGGTTCTGCGCTCGCGCGATTGGCGCCTCGCCGCGATCGACGCGGCCGTTCTGGCCGAACAGGAGCAGGAGGCCGCCTGCCTCGTCCGTCATGGCATTCTTCGGCGAGCGCTCGGCCTCTCCCAGTTCGAAGGCGCCGCCGCTTCGGCTTAG
- a CDS encoding NAD(P)/FAD-dependent oxidoreductase — protein sequence MTARAQPLIVGAGPAGVRAAETLVKAGLRPLVVDEAPACGGQIYRQRLVADERSSTALYGSEASKAERLHSNFAALAGRLDYWPQALLWNLRDGRADIAVAGTNRQIAYDGLILATGATDRILPIPGWTLPGVFTLGGAQIALKAQGCAIGSRVVFLGSGPLLYLVAWQYLKAGVDVAAVLDTAPFNAKLNLLRGLALEPAVILRGMRMTAELRLRGVALHYGVEDVRVEGGRRVEAIMWRQGTRSRKLSCDGIGYGLALRSETQLADLAGCHFRFDQRDRAWLPERDAGGRGSVPGVYLAGDGAAIAGGDAAELAGERAGLALLEDRGLPHDPERAEVIGRALSRIGRFRDILEAAFPFPAHWAKDIADETPVCRCEEISAGEVRGAVGHFEISELNRLKAVSRIGMGRCQGRICGSAAAEILAGETGRGIDAVGRLRSQAPVKPIPLALTMAETGVKAAE from the coding sequence GTGACCGCGCGTGCGCAACCGTTGATCGTTGGCGCCGGGCCCGCCGGCGTCCGGGCCGCCGAGACTTTGGTCAAGGCCGGCCTGCGTCCGCTCGTGGTCGACGAGGCCCCCGCCTGCGGCGGCCAGATCTATCGCCAGAGGCTGGTTGCGGATGAACGCAGCAGCACGGCGCTCTATGGCTCGGAAGCGTCGAAGGCCGAAAGGCTGCACAGCAATTTCGCTGCCCTTGCCGGACGGCTCGACTACTGGCCACAGGCTCTGCTCTGGAACTTGCGGGACGGCAGGGCCGACATCGCGGTGGCAGGAACCAACCGGCAAATCGCCTATGACGGATTGATCCTGGCAACCGGCGCTACCGATCGCATCCTGCCGATTCCGGGCTGGACCCTGCCGGGCGTCTTCACCCTCGGTGGTGCCCAGATCGCGCTGAAGGCGCAAGGCTGCGCCATTGGCTCGCGCGTCGTCTTCCTCGGCTCCGGGCCGCTGCTCTATCTCGTCGCCTGGCAGTATCTGAAAGCTGGCGTCGACGTCGCCGCGGTGCTGGATACCGCTCCCTTCAACGCGAAGCTCAACCTGCTGCGCGGCCTTGCGCTCGAACCTGCGGTCATCTTGCGCGGCATGCGGATGACGGCCGAACTCAGGCTGCGCGGTGTCGCGCTGCATTATGGCGTGGAGGACGTCCGCGTCGAAGGGGGCAGGCGCGTCGAGGCGATCATGTGGCGCCAGGGCACGCGCTCCCGGAAGCTCTCCTGCGATGGCATCGGCTACGGCCTTGCGCTGCGCTCGGAAACCCAGCTCGCCGATCTCGCCGGTTGCCACTTCCGGTTCGACCAGCGTGACCGTGCCTGGCTCCCCGAGCGCGACGCGGGCGGTCGCGGCAGCGTGCCAGGCGTCTATCTCGCGGGTGACGGAGCCGCCATTGCAGGGGGGGATGCAGCGGAGCTCGCGGGCGAGCGCGCCGGGCTGGCCCTGCTCGAGGATCGCGGCTTGCCGCATGACCCGGAGCGCGCCGAGGTCATTGGGCGCGCGCTGTCCCGCATCGGCCGCTTCCGCGATATCCTCGAAGCCGCGTTCCCGTTCCCCGCGCATTGGGCGAAGGACATTGCCGACGAGACCCCCGTCTGCCGCTGCGAAGAGATCAGCGCTGGCGAGGTTCGCGGCGCCGTCGGTCATTTCGAGATCAGCGAACTCAACCGGCTGAAGGCCGTCAGTCGGATTGGCATGGGCCGTTGCCAGGGACGGATCTGCGGCAGTGCTGCGGCCGAGATTCTCGCCGGAGAGACCGGCCGGGGAATCGACGCCGTCGGCCGGCTGCGGAGCCAGGCGCCGGTCAAGCCGATCCCCCTCGCGCTGACGATGGCCGAGACCGGTGTGAAGGCCGCGGAATGA
- a CDS encoding TRAP transporter substrate-binding protein, whose translation MSLTRRQVAAGLLAAPALLSARAVHAAGRPVTVASLFGEDKPETKIWRRIAETLNRTAPGRFDLRIVGNAALGGEKEVAEGIRLGSVQASLSTISALSSWVPDGQILDLPFLFRDRGHLKRVLDGALGTELKAKYEAQGFVVLGFINYGARHLLAKEPLTTPESVKGKRIRVIQSPLHTELWSGLGAYPTPIPIPETYNALKTGVVDAMDLTKSAYVGFKLHEVVPYLIETGHIWASGVVYVSASFWKGLTADDRKALSEAAAEGTSYFDDLILADEEASMAKAQSEGGKLVQPEDRPGWEAGARKVWISFAPKLGGIEKIEAIAKVE comes from the coding sequence ATGTCGTTGACCCGCCGCCAAGTCGCCGCAGGCCTGCTTGCCGCGCCGGCGCTCCTCTCAGCTCGTGCGGTCCATGCCGCCGGCCGGCCGGTGACCGTCGCCTCGCTCTTCGGCGAGGACAAGCCAGAGACGAAGATCTGGCGCAGGATCGCGGAGACGCTGAACAGGACAGCGCCTGGCCGCTTCGATCTGCGCATCGTCGGCAATGCGGCACTCGGCGGCGAGAAGGAGGTCGCGGAAGGGATCAGGCTCGGTTCGGTCCAGGCCTCGCTCTCGACGATCTCGGCGCTCTCCTCCTGGGTGCCTGACGGCCAGATCCTCGATCTGCCCTTCCTGTTCCGCGATCGTGGCCATCTCAAGCGCGTGCTTGATGGTGCGCTTGGCACCGAACTCAAGGCGAAATACGAGGCGCAGGGTTTTGTCGTGCTCGGCTTCATCAATTACGGCGCGCGCCACCTGTTGGCGAAGGAGCCGTTGACCACGCCTGAATCGGTCAAGGGCAAGCGCATCCGCGTAATCCAGAGCCCGCTTCATACCGAGCTCTGGTCGGGACTCGGCGCCTACCCGACGCCCATTCCGATCCCCGAAACCTATAACGCCCTGAAAACCGGCGTCGTCGATGCCATGGACCTCACCAAATCGGCCTATGTCGGCTTCAAGCTGCATGAGGTCGTGCCGTATCTGATCGAGACCGGGCATATCTGGGCGAGCGGCGTCGTCTATGTTTCGGCGTCCTTCTGGAAGGGTCTTACGGCGGATGATCGCAAGGCCCTGTCCGAGGCGGCAGCCGAAGGGACGTCCTATTTCGATGACCTCATTCTCGCCGACGAGGAGGCATCGATGGCCAAGGCGCAATCCGAGGGGGGTAAGCTCGTCCAGCCGGAGGATCGTCCAGGCTGGGAGGCCGGCGCCCGCAAGGTGTGGATCTCATTCGCCCCGAAGCTCGGCGGCATCGAGAAGATCGAAGCGATCGCCAAGGTGGAGTGA